One Halostella salina genomic region harbors:
- the cobT gene encoding nicotinate mononucleotide-dependent phosphoribosyltransferase CobT, translating to MRLILAAGTTRTAAIEGVSAAGADPDLRAHTPSADAEIVAYGEPVRAPVVPVSPTGCPTPAVVTRAVREVLGFDLTVVDGGLAEPTAAPTVTVGARPGDDIREPDPVPTGPGAFAAARQFGRALPDDELLVGETIPGGTTTALAVLTALGEDVAVSSSLPENPVERKRAVVDAALDASDAAPGDFAGDPRGALRYVGDPVLATVAGLTVGALETDTPVTLAGGTQLLAAAALVRHAGVDASLSLSTTSFVADDDGVDLPGAAASFDLDLTVTDPGFDRSDHAALVRYVAGEAKEGVGMGGALALADRAGVPMAEVRERVETLADELGGEP from the coding sequence GTGCGACTGATCCTCGCCGCGGGGACGACCCGCACGGCCGCTATCGAGGGGGTGAGCGCCGCCGGGGCCGACCCGGACCTGCGTGCCCACACGCCGAGCGCCGACGCCGAGATCGTCGCCTACGGCGAACCGGTGCGCGCGCCGGTCGTCCCGGTGAGTCCGACGGGCTGTCCGACGCCGGCGGTCGTCACCCGCGCGGTCCGGGAGGTACTGGGCTTCGACCTCACCGTCGTCGACGGGGGACTGGCGGAGCCGACCGCCGCCCCGACTGTCACCGTCGGCGCGCGGCCCGGCGACGACATCCGGGAGCCGGACCCCGTCCCGACCGGTCCCGGCGCGTTCGCCGCCGCGCGGCAGTTCGGGCGGGCGCTCCCCGACGACGAACTGCTGGTCGGCGAGACGATCCCCGGCGGAACGACGACGGCGCTCGCCGTCCTCACCGCGCTCGGCGAGGACGTGGCCGTCTCGTCGTCGCTCCCCGAGAACCCGGTCGAGCGCAAGCGCGCGGTCGTCGACGCGGCGCTCGACGCCAGCGACGCCGCGCCCGGCGACTTCGCGGGCGACCCCCGGGGCGCACTGCGGTACGTCGGCGACCCGGTGCTGGCGACCGTCGCCGGGCTGACCGTGGGCGCGCTGGAGACGGACACGCCCGTCACGCTGGCCGGCGGGACCCAGCTGCTCGCCGCCGCGGCGCTGGTTCGGCATGCGGGCGTCGACGCCTCGCTCTCGCTTTCGACCACCTCGTTCGTCGCCGACGACGACGGGGTCGACCTGCCGGGCGCGGCCGCGTCGTTCGACCTCGACCTGACCGTCACGGACCCCGGGTTCGACCGGAGCGACCACGCCGCGCTGGTGCGCTACGTCGCCGGCGAGGCCAAGGAGGGCGTCGGGATGGGCGGCGCGCTCGCGCTGGCCGACCGCGCCGGCGTGCCCATGGCCGAGGTCCGGGAACGCGTCGAGACGCTGGCCGACGAACTGGGGGGCGAGCCGTGA
- a CDS encoding NTP transferase domain-containing protein has product MCGGKGTRLDSDCEKPLFEVGGRAMVDRVADALAASAVETTYAVTSPHAPATATHVRERGLTAVETPGDGYVADLTAALDDSRVESPVLTVAADLPLLDGNAVDAVLRAHDGGSLAVCVPAALKELLGVSADAAADGRAPTGVNIVGEDERDDVYTTYDARLAVNVNRRGDAAVAEALLCD; this is encoded by the coding sequence ATCTGCGGCGGGAAGGGAACCCGGCTCGACAGCGACTGCGAGAAGCCGCTGTTCGAGGTCGGCGGCCGGGCGATGGTCGACCGCGTCGCCGACGCGCTCGCGGCCAGCGCGGTCGAGACGACGTACGCCGTCACCTCACCCCACGCCCCGGCGACGGCCACACACGTCCGAGAGCGCGGGCTGACGGCCGTCGAGACGCCGGGCGACGGCTACGTCGCAGACCTGACCGCTGCCCTCGACGACAGCCGGGTCGAGTCGCCGGTGCTCACCGTCGCGGCCGACCTCCCGCTGCTCGACGGCAACGCGGTCGACGCGGTGCTCCGGGCACACGACGGCGGATCGCTGGCGGTCTGCGTGCCTGCCGCGCTGAAAGAACTGCTCGGGGTGAGCGCGGACGCCGCGGCGGACGGGCGCGCCCCGACCGGGGTAAATATCGTCGGGGAGGACGAACGCGACGACGTGTACACGACGTACGACGCACGGCTCGCGGTGAACGTGAACCGACGGGGAGACGCGGCGGTCGCGGAGGCGCTGCTGTGCGACTGA
- the cobS gene encoding adenosylcobinamide-GDP ribazoletransferase has protein sequence MNGPAGRLDRGVAALRGAVGFLTRLPVGHDERAWTAFRAAPAAFPVAGYLVGALVAVPFLANPVFPPATVALGYVVAVYAVTGINHVDGVADLGDAAAVHGDPADRREVMRDTTVGVGAVGAVGVVLLGLALGGLALAGAPFAAVVAVVVAAEVGAKTGMAAVACVGTATHEGLGSALTRNAAPRSFLLPALLAAPAALLPLPSLAPAAALGGALAGTAVVLQWARGALGGVSGDAFGAVNEVGRVVGLHAGVVAWTLS, from the coding sequence GTGAACGGGCCGGCCGGCCGACTCGACCGCGGGGTCGCCGCGCTCCGCGGCGCGGTCGGCTTCCTGACGCGGCTCCCGGTCGGCCACGACGAGCGCGCGTGGACCGCGTTCCGGGCGGCACCCGCCGCGTTCCCCGTCGCCGGCTACCTCGTCGGCGCGCTGGTCGCCGTCCCCTTCCTCGCGAACCCCGTGTTCCCGCCGGCGACCGTCGCGCTCGGCTACGTCGTCGCGGTGTACGCGGTCACGGGGATCAACCACGTCGACGGCGTCGCGGACCTGGGCGACGCCGCGGCCGTCCACGGCGACCCGGCCGACCGCCGCGAGGTCATGCGGGACACGACGGTCGGCGTCGGCGCGGTCGGCGCGGTCGGCGTCGTCCTCCTCGGTCTGGCGCTCGGGGGGCTCGCGCTCGCCGGCGCGCCGTTCGCGGCCGTCGTCGCCGTCGTCGTCGCCGCCGAGGTCGGCGCGAAGACGGGGATGGCCGCCGTCGCCTGCGTCGGGACGGCGACCCACGAGGGGCTCGGGTCGGCGCTCACCCGGAACGCCGCGCCGCGGTCGTTCCTGCTTCCGGCGCTGCTGGCCGCGCCCGCCGCCCTGCTCCCCCTGCCGTCGCTCGCGCCCGCCGCCGCGCTCGGCGGCGCACTCGCGGGGACCGCGGTGGTCCTGCAGTGGGCAAGGGGGGCGCTCGGCGGTGTCAGCGGCGACGCCTTCGGCGCGGTCAACGAGGTCGGTCGCGTCGTCGGCCTGCACGCGGGGGTGGTCGCGTGGACGCTCTCCTGA
- the cbiB gene encoding adenosylcobinamide-phosphate synthase CbiB, whose translation MPLTGTAAVAVAAALDRVAGEPPDRLHPVAWFGRLAAPFDREWPTPRAVGVAVAVLLPLLAAAVAWGVVRAAGVAHPAVAALVAGGVLFVATSLRMLLSEARAVVRASDGDPTAARERLPALAGRDPADLSPAHLRSAAVESAAENLADGLVAPLLAFAALATVSLPLAAAGAAWVKAVNTLDSMLGYRSKPVGWASARLDDLVMWLPARASAVLLAVAAANPDALLNARRWARAPPSPNSGWPMGTVASALQVRLEKPGAYDLNAMATLPDAEAAGRGVALVGRAGLLAYAVAGVVAWA comes from the coding sequence GTGCCCCTGACCGGGACCGCCGCCGTCGCCGTCGCCGCGGCGCTGGACCGCGTCGCCGGGGAGCCGCCGGACCGGCTCCACCCCGTCGCGTGGTTCGGCCGCCTCGCCGCGCCGTTCGACCGCGAGTGGCCGACGCCGCGGGCCGTGGGGGTCGCCGTCGCCGTCCTGCTCCCCCTGCTCGCGGCGGCGGTCGCCTGGGGCGTCGTCCGCGCGGCGGGCGTCGCGCACCCTGCGGTCGCCGCGCTCGTCGCCGGGGGCGTCCTGTTCGTCGCGACCAGCCTGCGGATGCTCCTGTCGGAAGCGCGAGCCGTCGTCCGCGCGAGCGACGGCGACCCGACCGCGGCGCGCGAGCGCCTGCCGGCGCTGGCCGGGCGCGACCCAGCCGACCTCTCGCCCGCCCACCTGCGGAGCGCCGCCGTCGAGAGCGCCGCGGAGAACCTCGCTGACGGCCTCGTCGCGCCGCTGCTCGCCTTCGCCGCGCTCGCAACGGTCTCGCTCCCGCTCGCGGCCGCCGGCGCGGCGTGGGTCAAGGCCGTGAACACGCTCGACTCGATGCTCGGCTACCGCTCGAAGCCGGTCGGCTGGGCGAGCGCGCGCCTCGACGACCTCGTGATGTGGCTCCCGGCGCGGGCCAGCGCCGTCCTGCTGGCCGTCGCCGCGGCGAACCCGGACGCCCTGCTGAACGCGCGGCGCTGGGCGCGCGCGCCGCCGTCGCCGAACTCGGGGTGGCCGATGGGGACCGTCGCCTCGGCGCTCCAGGTCCGCCTCGAAAAGCCCGGCGCGTACGACCTGAACGCGATGGCGACGCTGCCCGACGCCGAGGCGGCCGGGCGCGGCGTCGCCCTCGTCGGCCGCGCGGGCCTGCTCGCCTACGCCGTCGCGGGGGTGGTCGCGTGGGCGTGA
- a CDS encoding HAD family hydrolase: MAVSFDLFGTLVDADRPDDPGAAVAAELEARGVAVPDDWDEAYREGHVDAPRGAEVPLAAHVSAALSSRGVNAPNNAPRRAVVAAFDPEVRTRDGAVEAVRAAAERGPVGVCSNCSVPELARRALVRSAFDRDAFDAVVTSVACGWRKPHDRAFEAVAEQLDADPADLIHVGDDPRSDGGVRTLGATFVHTDEVPLSEFPDWLEGHPCP, translated from the coding sequence GTGGCAGTTTCGTTCGACCTCTTCGGGACGCTGGTGGACGCCGACCGGCCCGACGACCCCGGCGCAGCAGTCGCCGCCGAACTGGAAGCACGCGGCGTCGCGGTGCCCGACGACTGGGACGAGGCGTATCGCGAGGGGCACGTCGACGCCCCCCGCGGCGCGGAGGTACCGCTGGCCGCACACGTCAGCGCCGCGCTGTCGAGCAGGGGTGTCAACGCGCCGAACAACGCGCCCCGCCGCGCGGTCGTCGCCGCGTTCGACCCCGAGGTGCGGACCCGCGACGGCGCGGTCGAGGCGGTTCGGGCGGCCGCGGAGCGCGGCCCCGTCGGGGTCTGCTCGAACTGCTCGGTGCCGGAACTCGCCCGGCGGGCGCTGGTCCGGTCGGCGTTCGACCGCGACGCGTTCGACGCCGTCGTCACGAGCGTCGCCTGCGGCTGGCGCAAACCCCACGACCGGGCGTTCGAGGCAGTCGCGGAGCAACTCGATGCCGACCCGGCCGACCTGATACACGTCGGTGACGACCCGCGATCGGACGGCGGCGTCCGGACGCTCGGCGCGACGTTCGTCCACACCGACGAGGTGCCGCTGTCCGAGTTCCCCGACTGGCTGGAGGGTCACCCGTGCCCCTGA
- a CDS encoding universal stress protein — protein sequence MYHVLVAVDEAEDRSERQAEAVADLPDAPGSVEATVFHTFTDNPTGASASQIAGVRRARDYLEAEGIDVTVREDSGDPADSVLDAAADLDADLVCMGGRKHTPTGKALFGSVTQAVILNADRPVMVPGYE from the coding sequence ATGTACCACGTACTCGTGGCCGTGGACGAGGCGGAGGACCGGTCGGAGCGACAGGCCGAGGCGGTCGCGGACCTGCCCGACGCGCCAGGATCGGTGGAAGCGACCGTGTTCCATACTTTCACGGACAACCCCACCGGCGCGTCGGCGTCGCAGATCGCCGGCGTCCGCCGTGCGCGGGACTATCTGGAAGCGGAGGGGATCGACGTGACCGTTCGGGAGGACAGCGGCGACCCGGCCGACAGCGTGCTCGACGCCGCCGCGGACCTCGACGCCGACCTGGTCTGCATGGGCGGCCGGAAGCACACGCCGACCGGAAAGGCGCTGTTCGGCAGCGTCACGCAGGCCGTGATCCTCAACGCGGACCGGCCGGTGATGGTGCCGGGCTACGAGTGA
- a CDS encoding translation initiation factor IF-2 subunit beta, which produces MDYEASLDRAMDAVPDYAGSDDRLSVPDANAQKDGAFTRFTNLGEIADALSRDPEHLHSSIQRELGTAGQFDDGRARYNGTFTGSDFDAAVDSYVDEFVTCSQCGLPDTKLTTENRTLMLRCEACGAFRPVTKRQSSDTTQQRDAVEEGQTYEVKITGTGRKGDGVAEKGEYTIFVPGTQEGQVVDIYIKNISGNLAFARLAN; this is translated from the coding sequence ATGGACTACGAAGCCAGCCTCGACCGCGCGATGGACGCGGTCCCCGACTACGCCGGCTCCGACGACCGACTGTCGGTGCCCGACGCGAACGCCCAGAAGGACGGCGCGTTCACGCGGTTCACGAACCTCGGCGAGATCGCCGACGCCCTCTCCCGGGACCCCGAACACCTCCACAGCTCGATCCAGCGCGAGCTGGGCACCGCCGGCCAGTTCGACGACGGCCGCGCGCGCTACAACGGGACGTTCACCGGGAGCGACTTCGACGCCGCCGTCGACAGCTACGTCGACGAGTTCGTCACCTGCTCGCAGTGTGGCCTGCCCGACACCAAGCTGACGACGGAGAACCGGACGCTCATGCTCCGCTGTGAGGCCTGCGGCGCGTTCCGCCCGGTCACGAAGCGCCAGTCCAGCGACACGACCCAGCAGCGCGACGCGGTCGAGGAGGGCCAGACCTACGAGGTGAAGATCACCGGCACCGGCCGCAAGGGCGACGGCGTCGCCGAGAAGGGCGAGTACACCATCTTCGTCCCCGGGACGCAGGAGGGGCAGGTCGTCGATATCTACATCAAGAACATCAGCGGCAACCTCGCGTTCGCGCGGCTGGCGAACTGA